A single region of the Lactobacillus xylocopicola genome encodes:
- a CDS encoding YcaO-like family protein has product MQFERECESTTAHENISNFFHNSGMKAIFKSFFSIDIGLQIVECKLFKNDVEISVGMGKGSGKEPVLGSEFESLEHYYYNHQRHEKNVRSVIDIIGQNNGLASDPALEFVKEYYVNVDSFKSINKNENLFYPSFLNDTNYVETDLKDNHSSNYSSDNGVASGSSVAEATMHSINELIERDTISKFLIKYGLNQNQDVIANLIDINSLPSRLRRLVFSIEKTVNAELELVKIINIYSIPTYMAVIINKQISPISFYGSGTSLSEEYAIERAITEAFQLFCVSGKEDKNIYYRIEKIWNNIPIMKDMLTLNFINELNKIECSKTKKIELSLNDLLNKEVEILSSHRVDIFRRVILNNKSFSLVQCLIPEFERFNLVLEGQLVLPRIAIDNSK; this is encoded by the coding sequence ATGCAATTTGAAAGAGAATGTGAAAGCACAACAGCACATGAAAATATTAGTAATTTCTTTCATAATAGTGGTATGAAAGCAATATTTAAAAGCTTTTTTTCAATCGACATTGGTTTACAGATAGTGGAATGTAAATTGTTTAAAAATGATGTAGAAATATCAGTAGGTATGGGCAAAGGAAGTGGAAAAGAGCCTGTATTAGGATCAGAATTTGAAAGCTTAGAGCATTATTATTATAATCATCAACGACACGAAAAAAATGTAAGAAGTGTTATAGATATAATAGGACAAAATAATGGTCTGGCAAGTGATCCAGCATTAGAATTTGTAAAAGAATACTATGTTAACGTTGATAGTTTTAAAAGTATCAATAAAAATGAAAACCTTTTTTATCCTAGTTTTTTGAATGATACGAATTATGTAGAAACAGATTTGAAAGACAATCATAGTAGTAATTATAGTTCTGATAATGGTGTTGCGAGTGGCTCAAGTGTTGCGGAAGCAACAATGCATTCTATAAATGAGCTGATAGAACGAGATACAATTTCAAAATTTTTAATTAAATATGGGTTGAATCAGAATCAGGATGTTATTGCAAATTTGATTGACATAAATAGTCTACCTTCAAGATTAAGAAGGTTAGTTTTTTCTATAGAAAAAACTGTAAATGCGGAACTTGAACTAGTTAAAATAATTAATATATATAGTATACCAACGTATATGGCAGTTATAATTAATAAGCAAATATCTCCTATTAGCTTTTATGGCTCTGGGACATCTCTTAGTGAAGAATATGCTATTGAACGTGCAATTACCGAAGCTTTTCAACTGTTTTGTGTTTCTGGAAAAGAAGATAAGAATATATATTATAGAATAGAAAAGATTTGGAATAATATACCTATTATGAAAGATATGTTAACACTTAATTTTATAAATGAATTGAATAAAATCGAATGTAGTAAAACAAAAAAAATCGAATTGAGTTTGAATGATCTACTTAACAAGGAAGTGGAGATTTTATCGTCACATAGGGTAGATATATTTAGGAGAGTAATTTTAAACAATAAAAGTTTTTCTTTGGTGCAGTGCTTAATTCCAGAATTTGAAAGATTTAATTTAGTTTTAGAAGGTCAACTGGTTCTGCCAAGAATAGCAATAGATAATTCTAAATAG
- a CDS encoding ATP-binding cassette domain-containing protein, with the protein MNNIIELKKVNKSYKGKKVLCDLNLKIESKKITTIYGSSGSGKSTLLNIIGLLDKLDTGQMMLFNEPAPKINSAKTRMLLKTKISYLFQNYALLNDQSIKRNLKLARIDTKESKASFEKRKLQLLDQLNIKADENVKIGLLSGGEQQRISFARCLLKPCELILCDEPTGSLDPENREIIFEALQFAKCKGKTVVMVSHDPYLIKNSDTSIDLLSLMDC; encoded by the coding sequence ATGAATAATATAATTGAACTAAAAAAAGTAAATAAAAGTTATAAGGGTAAAAAAGTTTTATGTGATTTAAATTTAAAAATTGAAAGTAAAAAAATTACAACTATTTATGGAAGCAGTGGGTCTGGCAAATCGACTTTACTTAATATAATTGGCTTATTAGATAAACTTGATACAGGCCAAATGATGCTCTTTAATGAGCCTGCACCAAAAATAAATAGTGCTAAAACTCGGATGCTGCTAAAAACTAAAATCAGCTATCTGTTTCAAAATTATGCATTGCTTAATGACCAAAGCATTAAAAGAAATTTGAAATTAGCAAGGATAGATACAAAAGAATCAAAAGCTTCTTTTGAAAAAAGAAAGTTACAGTTGCTAGACCAATTAAATATTAAAGCAGATGAAAATGTTAAGATAGGATTGTTATCAGGTGGAGAGCAGCAGCGTATCTCTTTTGCGAGGTGCTTGTTAAAACCATGTGAACTAATTTTGTGTGATGAGCCAACCGGATCACTTGATCCAGAAAATAGAGAGATTATCTTTGAAGCATTACAGTTTGCCAAATGTAAAGGTAAGACTGTCGTGATGGTATCGCATGATCCTTATCTGATTAAAAATAGTGACACGTCAATTGATTTGCTATCGTTGATGGATTGTTAA